One Equus caballus isolate H_3958 breed thoroughbred chromosome 8, TB-T2T, whole genome shotgun sequence genomic window, CCATAGCTCAAAAAGTACCTCAGGTGGCAGGAGGCAAGGTGGGCCCGAGCTGTGCGTCTGCGCCTTGGTTGTGGGACGCCATGGAGCATGCTGCCAAGTCCCAGGATGCTGAGCTGGCCGAGAAGTTGCTGCAGTGGTTCCTGGAGGAGGGCAAGCGGGAGTGCTTCGCGGCCTCTCTCTTCGCCTGTTACAACCTGCTCCCCCCAGATGTGGTGCTAGAGTTGGCCTGGAGACACAACCTCCTGGACCTGGCCGTGCCCTGCTTCATCCAGGTGATGAGGGAGTACCTTAGCAAAGTAAGTACCGGCTCTGCTGTAGCTCCCTGGCCGCCATGTGGCACGGCTGTGACTGTGGCCCCTGTCTGCAGAGTCCCTGTGGTGGCCCATTGGGGGCCACCCAGATTGCCCAACCAGCCCCAGCTGCCTTCAGGAGTGGCCTCTTGCCTTCACACTTGAGTGGTTTTCTGCCAAGTGTTTACCTCTTCTAGAAAATCACCATGTGGGCACTGGGTAGAACTAAGCACTTCCCGTTGCAGCAGCTCTCCTGCACACTGCCAGAGGGCTTCATGGGGTGAGAGCAGTGGGGGGCCAGCTGGCAGAGCCTGCAGCACACAACCGTGGGCTCCATGTGGGCCATCCACCTCAGATCTCGCCGCCGGAGGAGTTGGGGGTGCAGCTGTTGGCGAACCTGTTGTGGTAGACCCCTTTTGCTGAGCACTTAGTAGGAATATTAACACTTAATCCTGTAACACCTTGACAGGTAGATGGTCATCCCCTCTACAACTGCAGACGCTGGGGTTCCAGTCCCAAGCTGACAGGTGAAGAGGGGCTCAGACCCACATCTCCCTGGCCCAGAGGCCATACTCGTGTCTCAGCACATCGCTTCTGCCACTCCATATGTCACTTGGCATCCCTAATATCCCACTCTGCCTTTCTTTGCAAGCAGATGAGTTGTTTAACCGGGTGGTAgtgtctgatttcaaaactctTCCTATGTGTCATAGCCCTAGGCATTCTTGTCTCTAGTCACCGTCCAGAGACTCTTGTCTTCTGGTCTGGTTTGTTTCTAACACAGAAAAAGCTGTCTCTCAGCAGCACCTGCTTGCCCATCCAGCCATACACCTCACCTTCCAGCCAGATGGGAGGCTTGACAATGCCGAGAAGCCACCAGCCTGAGGCTTCTTTCAGTGTGAGACCGAAGGGAGTGACTTCCCAGGGTTAATGTGGGGGTTAGGGAAGAAACAGGAAGGGGGGAAAGTTCTCGTGCAGCCAGCTTTGGCCTACAGGGGCTTGCTCTGCCTGCTGTCTGCAGAGCTTCCTGGGAGCTGCCCAGCTCCTGGTGAGGGCCGTCCCAGGGGCCATTCAAGGCCCTCGGCCTGCTGCAGCAGGAGGCACCACTGCAGTGCAGTCTGGTCCCATGTGTACAGCACTTCTGAGCGGGTGGCCTACTGAGACTCaccaggggcaggggaggagcagcCCTGGCCATGTGGACTGCCAGGGGACATGGGCTAGTTGGATTTATAAGGGGCCGTGGCTCTTCAGCCCCAGCGAACAGCAGCTCCCTCCTATAGGTGCCTGTGCTATATGGAGCTTGTCTGCGAGAACTGCTCTACCCATGATGGGCTGCCTTTCCCATCCCTAAGGTGTCTGAACCTGGGAGCAGTCTGTCTGTTCTGAGCCCCTGCATAAAGAGGGATGAATGTGGCTTGAATCTCTTCCTGGAGTGGAGGCCCATGGTTTAGCATAAGAGGAACTTGGGCCCACTCGGACCTTCATTGCTGAAGGGGTTGGACTCCCAGGGGGCCTTCGAGGACTTGGGGGAGCACTTTTCCTCTCTGTGGCAGATGATAGAGGTCATCCTGGCAGCCATGTCACCTTGGTCAGCACTTTGGCCACACAGCTAAACCAGGATGGTACAGTGTGCTTGAGCTCCAGCTGCCTTCCTGCTGGAAGGACCCTGCCCCTAGCCCCAGATACTTCCCCGAggcctggaaggcaggggctgcCACAGCACCTGCCCTCGATGCTGCCACATGTGCCTCTGCCAGCACTGGACCAGGTGCCTGTCAtggtgggaagaggagagggctTACGAGGGGTTTCTGTGGCAGTGGTGGGGTGTGGGCTGGTTCTCAGCCTTGGGTTAGGGCCCAGAAGACAGAACACATTGCTGTGTCACAGAGGCAGAGGGGACCAGACAAGAAAGCCACAGCCCCTTCCTGACAGGAGAACTTGGTTCCAGACCTCTTGACTCATCTGGAAAGCTTGAGGGTCGTCCCTCTGAGaaccctcccaccccagggctctcCCAGTGGAGGGTGCAAGCCCAGCTCAGCCCTCAGCCCTGGGCGTCGGCcagctgaaggcagagaggaCAGGTTGCGAGTCCACCACGGctgtcctcctccttcctcacctcAACCCGGGTCctgtggagggaggaagaggggagtgCACAGGGCCAGTGGCAGGGCTCTCTGCTGGGGTTCTGGCGCCTGGCCTCTTCTCTCCCAGACCTGAGTACACAGGGGACACGTaattgtttcttatttcttacCCTGATGCTTGTTTGGGGGGGGTCACAGATGTACGGTTGCTGTAGCCCCTGCCAGCACCATGGGTGCTATCTGCCCTGCAGCCCCCATGGCACAGTCTCACTCTGTTCCCTCCCTGTCCCTGTGTCTGCACCAGCCTATGGGCACTCCAGGGGGCAGCGCCCAGTGAAGGCCTTGAGGAAGGTCAAGGAGCAGCTTGTCCTCAGATGGTTGTCATGGCCCCTGCCTCTCAGGTGGCACATCCACACTGCCCGGTCGAGGGTCTTAGGTGTCAGGTGACAGGTCTCCTTAGGAGTTGGCAGCCTAGATTGGCTGGAAGCAGGAAGTGCTGTGTTGTCCTGGCAGTGTCCCTGTGTCCAGAGGAGGACTCAGCCCTGTGATCAATGCCACATTCAAAGCCTGTGGTTCCTGGCCCCTGCTCCTGGCAGCCAGGAGCCCACTTGGAAAGCACTGGGCTAAGACAGCAGCTGGGGTTCACCAGGGCGTTCCATCTCTGTCTGGTTAGAGGCTTCATCTTCTCGTGGAGTGAGGTGGTGCTCGCTGCCGGTGCAGCATCTGCCCCATGTGCCCGTTCTCAGCTCTAACCCTCCTGGAGGCTGGGTGCTTGCCTTCCGGCCCCACGTTCACCTCCAGGCCCAGACTTCCCTTGTCCTGCCAGGTAGGTGGTCACGTTTTCTTGCCTCTTTGCAGGTGGACAGACTGGATGCCTTAGAGAGTCTACACAAGCAAGAGGAGCGTGTGGTGGAGCCCTCCCTTCTCCTGTTTGGTAGGTAGCACCCCATAGCCCATAGTCCCCTGTCACctaggaaggggaggggaggagggcgaTTCACACCATCCTTCCCTGGCTGGGCTTCAGATGGCAGGGGGCGGGGGTATGGACAGGGCAAGGGCTGGAAAGACCATGATGGCTGCCTAATGTGGAGAAGGTCAGTGATCCAGGAATGTTAGAAAGGGACAGCCACTGTCCTCCCTACTCTGAGGGCACTTGCCTTCTGGGGCCAGGGGGGTGCTCCTGCCTGTTTCTTGTGCCTGGCAACTGCCCAGCTTCAAGCTGCTGCTGTGTGTGATCCTGGCCCCCAGGCAGCAAGGCTGTTGTTAGCTTGCACTTCAGAGCCTGCCCGGATGGCATGGCCATTGAGCAGACAGCTCGGTTGTTGCCCACTGCACAGAGAGGCTCTTGGGTCCTGGAGTGCATCGTGGGACTAACACAAGCCTAAGGGTGTGGTGTGAGCACACAGCACGTCTCCTGGTCTCAAGGCTCCTACCGTGTCCTCCTTTGGGATCATTATGCCCACTTACCATTAATGTCAGTCtaaaatttttttagattttgatGGGCATGAGTGAGACCCAGCCAGTTGAGCTAAGTGTCCCATTTGGGGACTAGCCTACCCTCTAGCCTATCTAGCCATTGTGGCTGGCCCCATAACAGCAGCTCCCACAGCCCTTTCCTCCAGGCACCTTCTATCAGGTGCCTCAGCCTCTGGGTGGTCAGGGCCGGTCTGTCACCCTGCTCCTTGGGCCCCTGGCCACCCAGGGGCAGAAGCCCTGCTCACCCTCAGCTTCTCCCTGTGCAGGCCAGCAGCTGATGCTGACTGCAGGCCCTGCTGCAGGCCCAGGCCCAACTCGCTTCCCCTGTGGATATGCTTTCGCTCCCGCCTTCACCCAGCCTCTGGTGTACGGCTTCAGCGTGTCCTGTGTGCTCAGTAGCAACACCCCCTCTACCCAGTTCACCAAGGACCGCATCACCCCAGAAGCACAGAGGACCCCGAGGGGAGGCGGGGACACCTGGACTTTCTTTATTTTGGCTGGGGCCCGTTGATGGCagcctcccagccgttctggagCCTGGCGAGGCCAGCATAGTCACTGACTGCCCGAGAAGACCAGCTCCAGCCCCCGGCCCAGGGAGGTCAACTTCTGCCTCCAGGCCCTCTGGCTGGAGCCAGGCGTTCCTAGGGAGTTCCAGTCCGCACGGATTCCCTGGCGCTTGGCGGGAGGGGCACCCTCTCTTCATTCGGCACTGGCAGAGCTGCCCCCTCCAGGCCGCTTTGCAGACACAACTGAACGTATAACCTGGCTCTGAGCCTTCTGCCGATTGTGAATATTAAAGTTGGTTTATCAAGGCAAAGCGTCCCTGCTTGGTGCTGGTTGGGTAGGAGAGGACAAAAGATTGCTGAGAcctctgtgggggtgggggacctgCGTGTGCCCTGGAAGGCAGTCCGGGGGATACAGCCGGGCTGTATTAGGGCCTTTTCCCGACCGTGTGCACTGCACGGAACTCTCACTCCCGTAGGGGGAGTGGTATCCGCACAGCCTTCAAACAGCAAGCATGGGGTGAGGCCCACATGTTTCGGGGAGGGTCTgcccctctcctccacccccGATCTCCGGCGGTCCTGTCGCTCCTGGCGCAGACCCCAAGATCCGCTCCTTCCCACGCCGCACTCTGCTCGATGCCCCAGCGGGTTTTACACACTGCACCTTGACCCCCCGGTCCAGGCCGAGTGGCAGCGCCGCCTCCCAAGGACCGTGCCTCCGCCCCCACCACGCACGGTTTTCCGGACACCCGGGCTCGGGCATTGGTTGGGTCGTCGTCTCCGCCTCGGCGCGCCCCGccccggcctcagtttcccggGCTGCAAggggcgggctgggggcggggcccggctCGGACCACGCGGGGCGGAGCTCGGGAGCTGACgcggccgccccgccccccagACCATaacccgccgccgccgccgctgctgcccCCACGGACAGAGCGCCCAAAGCAGGAGGCTCGGACCCGAGGCCGACGTCGGGCGTCTGCCTGCTCGCCCGCCATGGCCGCGCCGCGCGCTCTGGCGGCCGCCGCGCCGGCGCCCGGGAAGGCCAAGCTCACGCACCCGGGGAAGGCGATCCTGGCAGGTGGGCTCCGCCGCGGCGCGGACCCCCGGCCCGCCGCCCTTCCGGATGGGCCCGGGACGCCGAGGCCCCGCCCCACTTCCGGATCGGGCGGGGGGCGCGGCCGTGGCCCCCAGCGGCGTGCCGGGCTCGGCCCGTGTGTCGCCCCTCCGCGCCTCGCCAGGACCACGGGAGCGGGGCGTGGGGCGTGGGGCGCCGGCCGGGCCTCCCCGCGCGCAGAggccggggcgggggaggggcctgggcagcgggcggggcgggggcgacCGGCCGCGAGGCGCTCTCAGGGCCGGGTCCCGCTCCCCGCAGGCGGCCTGGCGGGCGGCATCGAGATTTGCATCACCTTCCCCACCGAGTACGTGAAGACGCAGCTGCAGCTGGACGAGCGCTCGCATCCCCCGCGCTACCGGGGCATCGGTGAGGAGGGGCGACCCCGGAGGGCCGTTCGCGCGGGTAGCTGCGGGGGCGGACCCCGAGTGCGCGGGGTCGCTGAccgccccctcctccaggggaCTGCGTGCGGCAGACTGTCCGTAGCCACGGCGTCCTGGGCCTGTACCGAGGCCTCAGCTCCCTGCTCTACGGCTCCATCCCCAAGGCGGCAGTCAGGTGAGGGGCTCGGGTGGCAGGGGGAAGGAGCCCCGGGCGGCTGCACCCTCTCACCCCGCTGCCCCCCGCCTCCAGATTCGGGACGTTCGAGTTCCTCAGCAACCACATGCGAGACGCCCAGGGACGGCTGGACAGCACACGCGGGCTGCTGTGCGGCTTGGGCGCTGGCGTGGCGGAGGCCGTGGTGGTCGTGTGTCCCATGGAGACCATCAAGGTAGGGAGGGTCTCGGCAGGAGGGAGCACGGTGTGCAGGGGGCTCTCAGGAAGAGCCTCTTGTGGAGGCTGCATTCTGTGTTGAAGGCAACGAGAAAGCATTAAGGTTTTTTAAAACTTGTAAACAGAAAACATAAGATAACAGGGGTTTGCTGTCTAAGCTGTGGGAAGCACCAGCAAATGTAACTGCAGAGATTCCTTAGTAAGGCAGGCTCTCTTGTCTCCAGGGGTGTCGTGTTCCATGGCAGCCTTGGGTGGCCCTGTTTCCAGGGGGAAGAGCTGCACCTCCAACCCTGGCCTGACCTTGGTGGACTCTGGGCCTGCTAGCCGCGTGGCCAGGTGTGTCCTCCCATGGTGCCCTGGGCCAGCaccttgttttcttctctctcaggtGAAGTTCATCCACGACCAGACCTCCTCCAACCCCAAGTACAGAGGGTTCTTCCATGGTGTCAGAGAGATTGTGCGGGAACAAGGTGAGCCACCCGGCCTTCTTCAGGTGGGGTCCAGGGTCTCAGCCAGGCTGGAAGGAACCTgcacttccccttccttccttggccCTCCTGCCTGTGGTTCTCCCTGATCCCCAGCTGGGACCTGGGAGGCACCAGTGTGACCCCCATGCCTGCCTGTCCCCAGGGCTAAAGGGGACATACCAGGGCCTCACAGCCACCGTCCTGAAGCAGGGATCCAACCAAGCCATCCGCTTCTTTGTCATGACCTCTCTGCGCAACTGGTACCGAGGTGTGTTTGTGGCCCTAAGACATTTGGGGCCAGGCTCCTCCTCTTCAGGTCTCCTCACCAGGGGCCCCCACCTTCACAGGCCCTGGTCCATGTGCCACCCCAAGCCTGAGAGCCATCCTCTTTACTCTCCCATCCTTTTTTGACcacaacccccacccccatccaggGGACAACCCCAACAAACCCATGAATCCGCTCATCACTGGGGTGTTCGGAGCTATCGCAGGTGCAGCGAGTGTATTTGGGAACACTCCTCTGGATGTGATCAAGACCCGGATGCAGGTGGGAGTGGGGTTAGGAAGCGGGAGGGGAGCTTGAGACAGGGGCTGGGTGCTGAGCCCTGTGGCGTGCTCATGTCCTACAGGGCCTGGAGGCACACAAATACCGGAACACGTGGGACTGCGGCTTGCAGATCCTAAGGAACGAGGGGCTCAAGGCGTGAGTAGGGGAGGGGTAAAGCTGTTGTCCCCACCCAAGCCCTCCCTGGTCTTCTTTCTGGACCTCACTCCAAACCCCCTGCCAGCCCCAGGCCATCCCATAGAGAATCCTTACATTTAGGTCCCTGTTCTTGCTTCTCCAATGCTTGGACCCTACCCCGCTTTCTAGAGGCACTGCCCTTCACCTGCCTTCTCACATCCTATCTCTCCCCAGATTTTACAAGGGTACTGTCCCACGCCTGGGCCGGGTCTGCCTAGACGTGGCCATTGTGTTCATCATCTACGACGAGGTGGTAAAGCTGCTAAACAAAGTGTGGAAGACGGACTGAGCTCTGAGGGTCTGCGTGGGGGCCGTCCCCAGGTGCCTCCAGACAAGCCCCCACTGTCCTCTTCTCACGATTCCAGTGCAGTCGTGCCAAAAGGCCCCCTTCCCCTGACCCTCGCACTTCGTGGCCTGGGTCTGGCCCCTGTGGCCATTAAGTCCACCTGTCCCATAGTGCTGTGTGTCTCCTGTGGCCTGTGTGACACTGTTGTGTCCATGAATCCGGCTGAGGCTGGGTGATCCTCTGGCCTGTGAATCTGTGCCCACTTGTCCATGTGCTTATTCACGAGCCATGTGCTTGTGTTTCGTGTTCCATGTCACATGACCCTATGACCCACTTCCCGGGGTGCCTGTGTGGCCTGGGTCCACGGCCCTGTAGCCATGGCCCAGTCCCAGCCCGGTGCCTTCCACCCTGGGCAGCAGGGGCATCTGCCCCAGCCTACCACAGCTGCCTCCGGGCCTCAGCCTGGCCTCACCGCATTCCAGGGGCTGCGTGCCCCCTGCTTCTCCTGCCACTGGCCTTAACTGGTCCTCgggccctccctctgcccaggatAGGGTGGCACCTGCCGCTCTCAGGACCACCCTCCCAAGGCAGAATAAACTGGATCCTATCACAGTCTCTTGTCCCTGTGTGCACCCATCTGTGGGTGGGCAGTGATGGTCGTGCCTCTGTATAGGGCAGGCCCACCTCTCACCTGAGAACACTGGCAGGGGGACAGGGAAACTGGGCAGCAGGCTGGTAAGAGAGCCAGCTCTGGCCATAGTGTCAGCCGCCTGAGGGGCCTGGCATCAGGCCATGAGACATCTGGGCTCCCTGCAGGCCTTGCTCCTTGTAGGCCAGATCCTATATGGTCAGCTGGAAGGCATGTCCTCAGGGTCAGCTGGAGGCAGCACTGAGTTGAGGGAGAGCTGGTGGTTGGATCTGGGAGACACTGCTCCCAGGCTCTTGTCTGTCCCTCAACTTGGGGCCCAGCCTATGTCCTCATACCTCGGTTTCTCTGTGAAATGGTCTGCTTGTGGGGAAATGCTGTGGGGCATCCAGTTTCTGGTCCTGAGACTTTCTACTTAGGCTGATCATATGTCCCTTCCTTACTCCACTAGGCTGGGGGACAGTtgccctggggcaggagggggtAGAGTTGCCTGACCAGGACCCTGGAGGCTTCTCACCTCACAGCCCTGAGCCTTGGAGGAAGGTATCTGTCTTGCTGGATTTCCCTCCCCCTAGGACCAGGCACAGGGAGCGAAACAGAGCATGGAGGCCACAGAGCCCTCAACTGGAGGGTCCTTGTAGCTTGGggccccttctcccctccagaTAAGGAGCTGGGAACCACAACGCATGAGCCAAGTGGACACATGAACCCGTGTCCTTGGCTGTGCAGGGGCAGAAGGCACCTTCCTGTCCAAGTGATTCCAAGGGTGAGAGTCATGCAAGGGTTTGGCTCAGACTGGGAAGTGACTTGCCAGCAGAAGCCTTCCACGAGGCAGGTTGTGTCCCTGGAGCTGCTCCTTTTGGGGGAGAGTGCCCTACCCCAGTGAACTCACATAGCACTCGCATCCCTGGAGTTGGGGTACAGGAGATCTGGGGCAGGTCTGAGGGCCAAGTGAGCGCTTGGGGGTGCAAGGGCAACAGAGTTTGGAAGGAAGGCCACACACTTTCAGTGCTCCTGGGAGACTTACCAATCTTTGCCGCAACAGGGGAGAAAGCACCCAACAGCAAAGCTTGCCTGCCCACAGCCAGGgctgtctacacacacacacacacaggcaggcaggagccctggttcctgtGGTCACTGGCTCCAAAGGCTACTGGCTCTTTGCTGTGGGGATGAATGCAGGTGATAGGCAGTGCTGGCTCATTGCACAGGCCCCTGAGGCTGGAGGCACACATGGCTCCCCTGTGGCCTGCTGTCCAGGCTGCAGTGTGTGTGGGCAGAAACCCAGCTCCCCCTTTgctcactgtgtgactttggacaagtcacctaacttcaatttcctaatctgtgaaatggggtgatGCAATGACCCACCCCAGTGGGTAATGAGGATAAAATGATATAATCCCTGTaaggtgcttagaacagtgcttaaggggccagccccgtgcccgagtggttaagcttgcgcgctctgctttggaggcccagggttttgccagttcgaatcctgggcctggacatggcactgctcatcaggccacgctgaggtggcgtcccatatgccacaactagaaggacccacaactgaaaatacacaactatgaaccagggggctttgggagaaaaagggaaaataaaacctttaaaaaaaaaaaaaagaacagtgctTAACACAGGGTAAGCCCTCACAAATGTAGCTTTTGGGGGTGTGGGGGTTGCAGGAGGTTGTTTGCAGTCTCCAGGGGTTCTGGGTAGTTCCCAGAGCAAGTAAAGCCTAGTAGTTGGGCCTTGAGGGGACTCTGCCCTCAAATCCACTCACTAGTGCACTGCACACCAGCACGCCAGAGTGCCCCTTTACAAGGAGGAAGGGGCTGCGGCTGCACTGGGCTGAGAGAGGGCGTGGGGACCCACACCCAGGAGCAATCCAGCCCCCATCGCTCTCTTCTCAGAAGGGGAAGGCACTCTGCCAAAGCTCTGGGGTCTCCTCCCCTTGCCCCACAGCACAACATGGACAGCAGGTAGCCCAGCCAGAAACTGATCTGTGTGAGTCTCCTGGGGCCATGAGCATGGAGGAGCCCCCCCCCCACCCTAGTGTAACCCCTTTTGCTCACACGTCACCTGAAGAAGTAGGCAGCCTCAGTTCTCAGAAGTGAGACCTGAGGGAaaaggggcaggagaggagggagtgTCCTGTGTGCAGGAAAGAGCTTGCCATGTCCCTGGGCTGAGGGAAGGCCAGCAAGGCTGGAGGGCAGCaggcaggcagagagcagctaaagaggcaggcaggggcccgGAGGGAGCCCAGCTTCATTTAATGACCCTGAAGGCTGCAGAGAGGAGGCCGGTGGCAGGGGACCCTTGCCCTTGCAGTGATGGGGGTAAAAGGCAGAGAGACGTAGGCAGATCTTCAAGTAATCGGGAGGCCAGCCTGGCCTTCCTCCACCCCGCTCCAACCTGGACGCACAGGGGAGCCCCAGGAGGTGGCTGGGTCTGCATATTAGATATGTGAGCTGAGTGTGGGGACTCTAGGTCACCATAGCCTTCCCACAGCCAGAGCCTCTGTGCCCAGCTGGAAGTCACAGCCAGCTTCCACTCAGCCTCAGGCAGCCTTCACCATCTGGCACAGCCTCAAGCTGGGATCATCACGGAATGTTCCCACGAGGGACAATGGCCTCAGAGACAGGGCAAGGTTAGCAGAGGGTCAGATGGTGGCTGCTCCTGGGGCAGGACTTGGCCAATCTCCAGTCCTCTCTTCCCTGCAGTGGGGCTGAGGATGGGTATCCTACCCTCTCTAGGCAAAGGTCCTCAGGCAGCTGCCCTCCAGGGCCCCCCCCCCCTTCCTTGAACCCTCCCCTCACCCACTACCACACCAACATCAATGGGTTTTTCCATGTCCTTGTGTAGGTAATGAATGGCAATCAGAGCTTAGTACACAAAAAACCCAGTCACTCCTGACAAATCTTTGAGCTAATAAAGAGAATTCTGTTTTAGGGGTTGTGCCCTCAGCCCTCCCAGCGAACACAATCTCAGTTGAGAATGCCAGAGCATTTCCCTCACTGACTTCCTATTTCCTGCACGTTTGCAGATTCCCTGGACAGGGGTCTTTGATAAGGCGCACAGGATCAGGGGGTCTGAGAAGCTCCTGCCTCCTCAAGATCGGGGAACAGGGACTGGGCACACCAGGGAGAAGGACAGACACACAGGCACAGTGGAGAGCTTGCCACAAAGGACCAAGGGAGGACCACAGAGAACTCAGGATGGTGGATAAGTATGGCCTAGGCCCCCGATGTGGGTGACCCTTGGAAAACATGGTGGCCCCTAGTGCGGCCTTGTAGCTCCCGTCCTCCCACACCCACCTGGCAAATATCCCCCAGAgctgcctcccctctc contains:
- the SLC25A1 gene encoding tricarboxylate transport protein, mitochondrial isoform X3, which translates into the protein MEHAAKSQDAELAEKLLQWFLEEGKRECFAASLFACYNLLPPDVVLELAWRHNLLDLAVPCFIQVMREYLSKVDRLDALESLHKQEERVVEPSLLLFDHNPPPPPLLPPRTERPKQEARTRGRRRASACSPAMAAPRALAAAAPAPGKAKLTHPGKAILAGGLAGGIEICITFPTEYVKTQLQLDERSHPPRYRGIGDCVRQTVRSHGVLGLYRGLSSLLYGSIPKAAVRFGTFEFLSNHMRDAQGRLDSTRGLLCGLGAGVAEAVVVVCPMETIKVKFIHDQTSSNPKYRGFFHGVREIVREQGLKGTYQGLTATVLKQGSNQAIRFFVMTSLRNWYRGPGGTQIPEHVGLRLADPKERGAQGILQGYCPTPGPGLPRRGHCVHHLRRGGKAAKQSVEDGLSSEGLRGGRPQVPPDKPPLSSSHDSSAVVPKGPLPLTLALRGLGLAPVAIKSTCPIVLCVSCGLCDTVVSMNPAEAG
- the SLC25A1 gene encoding tricarboxylate transport protein, mitochondrial isoform X6, whose product is MPHSKPVVPGPCSWQPGAHLESTGLRQQLGFTRAFHLCLVDRLDALESLHKQEERVVEPSLLLFDHNPPPPPLLPPRTERPKQEARTRGRRRASACSPAMAAPRALAAAAPAPGKAKLTHPGKAILAGGLAGGIEICITFPTEYVKTQLQLDERSHPPRYRGIGDCVRQTVRSHGVLGLYRGLSSLLYGSIPKAAVRFGTFEFLSNHMRDAQGRLDSTRGLLCGLGAGVAEAVVVVCPMETIKVKFIHDQTSSNPKYRGFFHGVREIVREQGLKGTYQGLTATVLKQGSNQAIRFFVMTSLRNWYRGPGGTQIPEHVGLRLADPKERGAQGILQGYCPTPGPGLPRRGHCVHHLRRGGKAAKQSVEDGLSSEGLRGGRPQVPPDKPPLSSSHDSSAVVPKGPLPLTLALRGLGLAPVAIKSTCPIVLCVSCGLCDTVVSMNPAEAG
- the SLC25A1 gene encoding tricarboxylate transport protein, mitochondrial isoform X1, which encodes MLTMINHPTDAWREGQFKDIIAKVADVELCCKALQFHVDYRPLLINHLRLMLAPRLDHTRTVGFFSKAGQLPLVKPYLWSVQGHNNKSVNEALNHLLMEEEDYQNPRRASVNAYDNFDNIALAQRLENHQLIEFRHIVAYLYKGSSWWAQSVALCKKDHLYKVDRLDALESLHKQEERVVEPSLLLFDHNPPPPPLLPPRTERPKQEARTRGRRRASACSPAMAAPRALAAAAPAPGKAKLTHPGKAILAGGLAGGIEICITFPTEYVKTQLQLDERSHPPRYRGIGDCVRQTVRSHGVLGLYRGLSSLLYGSIPKAAVRFGTFEFLSNHMRDAQGRLDSTRGLLCGLGAGVAEAVVVVCPMETIKVKFIHDQTSSNPKYRGFFHGVREIVREQGLKGTYQGLTATVLKQGSNQAIRFFVMTSLRNWYRGDNPNKPMNPLITGVFGAIAGAASVFGNTPLDVIKTRMQGLEAHKYRNTWDCGLQILRNEGLKAFYKGTVPRLGRVCLDVAIVFIIYDEVVKLLNKVWKTD
- the SLC25A1 gene encoding tricarboxylate transport protein, mitochondrial isoform X2, with protein sequence MLAPRLDHTRTVGFFSKAGQLPLVKPYLWSVQGHNNKSVNEALNHLLMEEEDYQNPRRASVNAYDNFDNIALAQRLENHQLIEFRHIVAYLYKGSSWWAQSVALCKKDHLYKVDRLDALESLHKQEERVVEPSLLLFDHNPPPPPLLPPRTERPKQEARTRGRRRASACSPAMAAPRALAAAAPAPGKAKLTHPGKAILAGGLAGGIEICITFPTEYVKTQLQLDERSHPPRYRGIGDCVRQTVRSHGVLGLYRGLSSLLYGSIPKAAVRFGTFEFLSNHMRDAQGRLDSTRGLLCGLGAGVAEAVVVVCPMETIKVKFIHDQTSSNPKYRGFFHGVREIVREQGLKGTYQGLTATVLKQGSNQAIRFFVMTSLRNWYRGPGGTQIPEHVGLRLADPKERGAQGILQGYCPTPGPGLPRRGHCVHHLRRGGKAAKQSVEDGLSSEGLRGGRPQVPPDKPPLSSSHDSSAVVPKGPLPLTLALRGLGLAPVAIKSTCPIVLCVSCGLCDTVVSMNPAEAG
- the SLC25A1 gene encoding tricarboxylate transport protein, mitochondrial isoform X4, translating into MEEEDYQNPRRASVNAYDNFDNIALAQRLENHQLIEFRHIVAYLYKGSSWWAQSVALCKKDHLYKVDRLDALESLHKQEERVVEPSLLLFDHNPPPPPLLPPRTERPKQEARTRGRRRASACSPAMAAPRALAAAAPAPGKAKLTHPGKAILAGGLAGGIEICITFPTEYVKTQLQLDERSHPPRYRGIGDCVRQTVRSHGVLGLYRGLSSLLYGSIPKAAVRFGTFEFLSNHMRDAQGRLDSTRGLLCGLGAGVAEAVVVVCPMETIKVKFIHDQTSSNPKYRGFFHGVREIVREQGLKGTYQGLTATVLKQGSNQAIRFFVMTSLRNWYRGPGGTQIPEHVGLRLADPKERGAQGILQGYCPTPGPGLPRRGHCVHHLRRGGKAAKQSVEDGLSSEGLRGGRPQVPPDKPPLSSSHDSSAVVPKGPLPLTLALRGLGLAPVAIKSTCPIVLCVSCGLCDTVVSMNPAEAG
- the SLC25A1 gene encoding tricarboxylate transport protein, mitochondrial isoform X5 — its product is MEEEDYQRLENHQLIEFRHIVAYLYKGSSWWAQSVALCKKDHLYKVDRLDALESLHKQEERVVEPSLLLFDHNPPPPPLLPPRTERPKQEARTRGRRRASACSPAMAAPRALAAAAPAPGKAKLTHPGKAILAGGLAGGIEICITFPTEYVKTQLQLDERSHPPRYRGIGDCVRQTVRSHGVLGLYRGLSSLLYGSIPKAAVRFGTFEFLSNHMRDAQGRLDSTRGLLCGLGAGVAEAVVVVCPMETIKVKFIHDQTSSNPKYRGFFHGVREIVREQGLKGTYQGLTATVLKQGSNQAIRFFVMTSLRNWYRGPGGTQIPEHVGLRLADPKERGAQGILQGYCPTPGPGLPRRGHCVHHLRRGGKAAKQSVEDGLSSEGLRGGRPQVPPDKPPLSSSHDSSAVVPKGPLPLTLALRGLGLAPVAIKSTCPIVLCVSCGLCDTVVSMNPAEAG